A single genomic interval of Rhododendron vialii isolate Sample 1 chromosome 3a, ASM3025357v1 harbors:
- the LOC131319083 gene encoding uncharacterized protein LOC131319083 isoform X3, with product MGLMMPSIIMAVVITEVVDITEVAVITEVVDITEVAVIMEAVVAADTEVDTEAAVTKLINRPIGLMMPSIIVAAVITEALITGALITEVATVMEVAEVDMEAAVMKKMGINIIGAILSYPCTE from the exons ATGGGGCTGATGATGCCAAGTATTATCATGGCGGTGGTTATCACCGAGGTGGTGGATATTACGGAGGTGGCGGTTATCACCGAGGTGGTGGATATTACGGAGGTGGCGGTTATTATGGAGGCGGTCGTGGCGGCGGATACGGAGGTGGATACGGAGGCGGCGGTTACGAAG CTGATCAACAGACCAATAGGGTTGATGATGCCAAGTATTATCGTGGCGGCAGTTATCACCGAGGCCCTTATCACAGGGGCCCTTATTACAGAGGTGGCGACAGTTATGGAGGTGGCCGAGGTGGATATGGAGGCGGCGGTTATGAAGAAGATGGGAATTAACATCATAGGTGCTATTTTAAGCTATCCATGCACCGAGTAA
- the LOC131319083 gene encoding cold and drought-regulated protein CORA-like isoform X4 yields MGSKAIVFLGLFLAVVLLFASEVTARDLAETTTTSTTPSTTTPTDQQTNGVDDAKYYHGGEYYHRGPYHRGPYYKGGGSYRGGQGGYGGGGYEEERN; encoded by the exons ATGGGTTCGAAAGCAATTGTTTTCCTGGGCCTTTTTCTGGCCGTTGTTCTTCTCTTCGCCTCGGAGGTGACAGCCAGGGATTTGGCTGAGACGACTACCACTTCTACTACCCCTAGTACTACTACCCCTA CTGATCAACAGACTAATGGGGTTGATGATGCCAAGTATTATCATGGCGGCGAATATTATCACCGAGGCCCTTACCACAGGGGCCCGTATTACAAAGGTGGCGGCAGTTACAGAGGTGGCCAAGGTGGATATGGGGGCGGCGGTTATGAAGAAGAAAGGAATTAA
- the LOC131319083 gene encoding cold and drought-regulated protein CORA-like isoform X6, giving the protein MGSKAIVFLGLFLAVVLLFASEVTARDLAETTTTSTTPTDQQTNGVDDAKYYHGGEYYHRGPYHRGPYYKGGGSYRGGQGGYGGGGYEEERN; this is encoded by the exons ATGGGTTCGAAAGCAATTGTTTTCCTGGGCCTTTTTCTGGCCGTTGTTCTTCTCTTCGCCTCGGAGGTGACAGCCAGGGATTTGGCTGAGACGACTACCACTTCTACTACCCCTA CTGATCAACAGACTAATGGGGTTGATGATGCCAAGTATTATCATGGCGGCGAATATTATCACCGAGGCCCTTACCACAGGGGCCCGTATTACAAAGGTGGCGGCAGTTACAGAGGTGGCCAAGGTGGATATGGGGGCGGCGGTTATGAAGAAGAAAGGAATTAA
- the LOC131319083 gene encoding cold and drought-regulated protein CORA-like isoform X2: MGSKAIVFLGLFLAVVLLFASEVTARDLAETTTTSTTPTDQQTNGADDAKYYHGGGYHRGGGYYGGGGYHRGGGYYGGGGYYGGGRGGGYGGGYGGGGYEADQQTNGVDDAKYYHGGEYYHRGPYHRGPYYKGGGSYRGGQGGYGGGGYEEERN, encoded by the exons ATGGGTTCGAAAGCAATTGTTTTCCTGGGCCTTTTTCTGGCCGTTGTTCTTCTCTTCGCCTCGGAGGTGACAGCCAGGGATTTGGCTGAGACGACTACCACTTCTACTACCCCTA CTGATCAACAAACTAATGGGGCTGATGATGCCAAGTATTATCATGGCGGTGGTTATCACCGAGGTGGTGGATATTACGGAGGTGGCGGTTATCACCGAGGTGGTGGATATTACGGAGGTGGCGGTTATTATGGAGGCGGTCGTGGCGGCGGATACGGAGGTGGATACGGAGGCGGCGGTTACGAAG CTGATCAACAGACTAATGGGGTTGATGATGCCAAGTATTATCATGGCGGCGAATATTATCACCGAGGCCCTTACCACAGGGGCCCGTATTACAAAGGTGGCGGCAGTTACAGAGGTGGCCAAGGTGGATATGGGGGCGGCGGTTATGAAGAAGAAAGGAATTAA
- the LOC131319083 gene encoding cold and drought-regulated protein CORA-like isoform X1: MGSKAIVFLGLFLAVVLLFASEVTARDLAETTTTSTTPSTTTPTDQQTNGADDAKYYHGGGYHRGGGYYGGGGYHRGGGYYGGGGYYGGGRGGGYGGGYGGGGYEADQQTNGVDDAKYYHGGEYYHRGPYHRGPYYKGGGSYRGGQGGYGGGGYEEERN; the protein is encoded by the exons ATGGGTTCGAAAGCAATTGTTTTCCTGGGCCTTTTTCTGGCCGTTGTTCTTCTCTTCGCCTCGGAGGTGACAGCCAGGGATTTGGCTGAGACGACTACCACTTCTACTACCCCTAGTACTACTACCCCTA CTGATCAACAAACTAATGGGGCTGATGATGCCAAGTATTATCATGGCGGTGGTTATCACCGAGGTGGTGGATATTACGGAGGTGGCGGTTATCACCGAGGTGGTGGATATTACGGAGGTGGCGGTTATTATGGAGGCGGTCGTGGCGGCGGATACGGAGGTGGATACGGAGGCGGCGGTTACGAAG CTGATCAACAGACTAATGGGGTTGATGATGCCAAGTATTATCATGGCGGCGAATATTATCACCGAGGCCCTTACCACAGGGGCCCGTATTACAAAGGTGGCGGCAGTTACAGAGGTGGCCAAGGTGGATATGGGGGCGGCGGTTATGAAGAAGAAAGGAATTAA
- the LOC131319088 gene encoding glycine-rich protein HC1-like isoform X2, giving the protein MGSKAFVFLGLFLAVALLISSEVTARDLAETTTSTTPTTADQQTNGADDAKYYHGGGYHRGGGYYGGGGYYGGGRGGGYGGGGYEGRTNVTTLVSNHL; this is encoded by the exons ATGGGTTCGAAAGCATTTGTTTTCCTTGGCCTTTTTCTGGCCGTTGCTCTTCTCATCTCCTCGGAGGTGACTGCCAGGGATTTGGCTGAGACTACCACTTCTACTACTCCTACTACTG CTGATCAACAGACTAATGGGGCTGATGATGCCAAGTATTATCATGGCGGCGGTTATCACCGAGGTGGCGGATATTACGGAGGTGGCGGTTATTATGGAGGCGGTCGTGGCGGCGGATACGGAGGCGGCGGTTACGAAGGTAGAACTAATGTTACCACACTTGTTTCTAATCACCTCTAA
- the LOC131319088 gene encoding glycine-rich protein DC7.1-like isoform X5 produces the protein MGSKAFVFLGLFLAVALLISSEVTARDLAETTTSTTPTTVDQQTKGIDDAKYYYGGDGGGYYGGGGGYGGGYGRGGYNEEGN, from the exons ATGGGTTCGAAAGCATTTGTTTTCCTTGGCCTTTTTCTGGCCGTTGCTCTTCTCATCTCCTCGGAGGTGACTGCCAGGGATTTGGCTGAGACTACCACTTCTACTACTCCTACTACTG TTGATCAACAGACTAAAGGGATTGATGATGCCAAGTATTATTATGGCGGCGACGGCGGTGGTTATTACGGAG GCGGTGGCGGTTATGGAGGTGGATATGGACGCGGCGGATATAACGAAGAAGGGAATTAA
- the LOC131319088 gene encoding cold and drought-regulated protein CORA-like isoform X4 — protein sequence MGSKAFVFLGLFLAVALLISSEVTARDLAETTTSTTPTTADQQTNGVDDAKYYHGGEYYHRGPYHWGPYYRGGGSYGGGQGGYGGGGYEEEGN from the exons ATGGGTTCGAAAGCATTTGTTTTCCTTGGCCTTTTTCTGGCCGTTGCTCTTCTCATCTCCTCGGAGGTGACTGCCAGGGATTTGGCTGAGACTACCACTTCTACTACTCCTACTACTG CTGATCAACAAACTAATGGGGTTGATGATGCCAAGTATTATCACGGTGGCGAATATTATCACCGAGGCCCTTACCATTGGGGCCCGTATTACAGAGGTGGCGGCAGTTACGGTGGTGGCCAAGGTGGATATGGAGGTGGCGGTTATGAAGAAGAAGGGAATTAA
- the LOC131319088 gene encoding glycine-rich protein HC1-like isoform X3, protein MGSKAFVFLGLFLAVALLISSEVTARDLAETTTSTTPTTVDQQTKGIDDAKYYYGGDGGGYYGGGYCYRHCGCYYGGGGGYGGGYGRGGYNEEGN, encoded by the exons ATGGGTTCGAAAGCATTTGTTTTCCTTGGCCTTTTTCTGGCCGTTGCTCTTCTCATCTCCTCGGAGGTGACTGCCAGGGATTTGGCTGAGACTACCACTTCTACTACTCCTACTACTG TTGATCAACAGACTAAAGGGATTGATGATGCCAAGTATTATTATGGCGGCGACGGCGGTGGTTATTACGGAGGTGGCTACTGTTATCGCCATTGTGGCTGTTATTACGGAGGCGGTGGCGGTTATGGAGGTGGATATGGACGCGGCGGATATAACGAAGAAGGGAATTAA
- the LOC131319088 gene encoding dormancy-associated protein 2-like isoform X1 gives MGSKAIVLLGLFLAVVLLFTSEVTARDLAETTTTSTTPSTTTPTDQQTNGADDAKYYHGGGYHRGGGYYGGGGYYGGGRGGGYGGGGYEGRTNVTTLVSNHL, from the exons ATGGGTTCGAAAGCAATTGTCCTCCTTGGCCTTTTTCTGGCCGTAGTTCTTCTCTTCACCTCGGAGGTGACAGCCAGGGATTTGGCTGAGACTACTACCACTTCTACTACCCCTAGCACTACTACCCCTA CTGATCAACAGACTAATGGGGCTGATGATGCCAAGTATTATCATGGCGGCGGTTATCACCGAGGTGGCGGATATTACGGAGGTGGCGGTTATTATGGAGGCGGTCGTGGCGGCGGATACGGAGGCGGCGGTTACGAAGGTAGAACTAATGTTACCACACTTGTTTCTAATCACCTCTAA